The Acinonyx jubatus isolate Ajub_Pintada_27869175 chromosome D1, VMU_Ajub_asm_v1.0, whole genome shotgun sequence genome includes a window with the following:
- the LOC106986264 gene encoding olfactory receptor 5T2-like: MKNHTEVTIFVLKGFTDKLELQTILFFLFLTIYLFTMMGNLVLVSLVIGDSRLHNPMYYFLSVLSSVDACFSSVITPNMLVDFMSKNKIISFLGCATQMFLAVTFGTTECFLLAAMAYDRYVAIYNPLLYSVSMSPRVYVPLIVASYVGGILHASIHTVATFSLSFCASNEIRHVFCDIPPLLAISCSDTHTNQLLLSYLVGSIEIVTILIVLISYGFILLAILKIHSAAGRRKVFSTCGSHLTGVSTYHGTILFMYVRPSSSYALDHDMIVSMFYSIVIPMLNPIIYSLRNKDVKEAMKRVFQKNWFIN, from the coding sequence TCTTATTCTTCCTGTTTCTAACAATCTACCTCTTTACTATGATGGGGAATTTGGTTTTAGTTTCATTGGTCATTGGGGATTCCCGGCTCCACAATCCCATGTACTATTTTCTAAGTGTGTTATCATCTGTGGATGCTTGTTTTTCCTCAGTTATTACTCCAAATATGTTAGTAGATTtcatgtcaaaaaataaaatcatttcattcCTTGGATGTGCAACACAGATGTTTCTGGCTGTTACCTTTGGGACCACAGAATGCTTTCTCTTGGCTGCAATGGCATATGACCGCTATGTCGCCATCTACAACCCTCTCCTGTACTCAGTGAGCATGTCACCCAGAGTCTATGTGCCACTCATCGTTGCTTCCTACGTGGGTGGCATTTTGCATGCTTCCATACACACAGTGGCCACATTCAGCCTGTCCTTCTGCGCATCCAACGAAATTAGACATGTCTTTTGTGACATCCCTCCTCTCCTCGCCATTTCTTGCTCTGACACTCACACAAACCAGCTCCTGCTCTCCTACCTTGTGGGCTCCATTGAGATCGTCACTATCCTGATAGTTCTGATCTCCTATGGTTTCATTCTGTTGGCCATTCTGAAGATTCATTCTGCTGCAGGGAGGCGGAAAGTCTTTTCTACATGTGGCTCTCACCTAACTGGAGTGTCAACATATCATGGAACCATCCTCTTCATGTACGTGAGACCAAGTTCCAGCTATGCTCTGGACCATGACATGATAGTGTCAATGTTTTACAGCATTGTGATTCCCATGCTGAATCCCATCATCTACAGTTTAAggaacaaagatgtaaaagaagcAATGAAAAGAGTGTTTCAAAAAAATTGGTTTATCAATTAA
- the LOC106986182 gene encoding olfactory receptor 8H1-like, protein MGRKNNTHVPDFILMGLTDSEEIQLVLFMLFLLIYLVTLLGNAGMILITHLDLQLHTPMYFFLRHLSFLDLSYSTVITPKTLQNLLTSTKYISYTSCFTQMSFFVFLGATECFLLSSMAYDRYVAICNPLHYPVVMSARFCSHLIFGSYMIGFVDSFVNGLCMSRLHFCNSNVIHHFFCDTTPVLALSCTDTHDIEIMIFIVAGSTLMVSLITISVSYVSILSTILKITSTSGKKKAFSTCASHLLGVAIFYGTMIFTYLKPSKSYSLGKDQVASVFYTIVIPMLNPLIYSLRNKEVKNALLRVMRKGEGSGQLK, encoded by the coding sequence ATGGGTAGAAAGAATAACACACATGTGCCTGACTTCATCCTTATGGGGCTGACAGATTCTGAAGAGATCCAGCTGGTCCTTTTCATGCTGTTTCTCCTGATATACCTGGTTACTCTGCTGGGAAATGCGGGGATGATATTGATCACCCACCTGGATCTCCAGCTTCACACCCCCATGTATTTTTTCCTCCGTCACCTGTCATTTCTTGACCTCAGTTACTCAACTGTCATCACACCTAAAACCTTACAGAACTTACTGACTTCCACCAAGTATATTTCATACACGAGCTGCTTCACCCAGATGtccttttttgtcttcttggGCGCCACtgaatgtttccttctctcctcaatGGCCTATGATCGATATGTTGCTATCTGCAATCCTCTGCACTACCCAGTGGTTATGTCTGCAAGGTTCTGCTCTCACCTCATCTTTGGGTCCTATATGATTGGCTTTGTGGACTCCTTTGTCAATGGGCTTTGCATGAGCAGGTTGCATTTCTGCAACTCCAATGTAATCCATCACTTTTTCTGTGACACAACCCCAGTTTTAGCCTTGTCTTGCACTGACACACATGACattgaaatcatgatatttattGTCGCTGGCTCCACTCTAATGGTGTCTCTTATCACAATATCTGTGTCCTATGTGTCCATTCTGTCTACTATCCTGAAAATTACTTCcacttcaggaaagaaaaaagccttCTCTACTTGTGCCTCTCATCTCCTGGGAGTCGCCATCTTTTATGGCACTatgatttttacttatttaaagccAAGTAAGTCTTATTCCTTGGGAAAGGATCAAGTGGCTTCTGTTTTTTATACTATTGTGATCCCCATGCTGAATCCACTCATTTATAGTCTCAggaacaaagaagtgaaaaatgctCTCCTTAGAGTCATGCGGAAGGGCGAGGGCTCTGGGCAGTTGAAATAG